AGCTTACGGCCCAGCTACTTCAACAGACGGTACGGAATGAGAACACCATCAACCCTTCTTTGGAGGGACAGAAAGCCCTGATCCGCGAACGCGAAGAAAAGGGAAGAAAGGACAAAAAACGGCAGGCTGCGGCAGGAAAAACAGAAAATGAAGAGAATAAATTAGAACAAGGGCCATTGTGGGAAAGCCCCGGGCTTGGCGGCAGGATTGACATTAAGGCGTGAGGTGGCGTTTTTGAGTTGGTTGATATTGATGGTGACGGCTGTCGCCTTAATTGTGACTGCGTTATACAGTGTTCTTCAACAGGATAGGTTTGTAAAGGAGTTTACCTCCGAGATGAGAGATGTGTTGGATGAAGCCGTACTGGTTAAGAAAGACCTGGAAGCGGCTATGGAGAACGCTGTACTGTTATCTCGGAATTTGGCACAGTCGCTGGACGAAAGAATAAAACGGGCTGAAATTGTGAATGGTGCCGGGAAAGAACACCACGCAGACAAAGCAAAGGCTGGGAGAACGCCTTTACCATTTAGTATCGAGGACCTCAGGCGGGCTCATCCTTATCTCGTCGTCCCGCGGTTGAAAGAACAAGGGTTGACAGTGCAGGAGAT
The sequence above is drawn from the Syntrophothermus lipocalidus DSM 12680 genome and encodes:
- a CDS encoding DUF6115 domain-containing protein, giving the protein MSWLILMVTAVALIVTALYSVLQQDRFVKEFTSEMRDVLDEAVLVKKDLEAAMENAVLLSRNLAQSLDERIKRAEIVNGAGKEHHADKAKAGRTPLPFSIEDLRRAHPYLVVPRLKEQGLTVQEIAEVLGRGQGEVQLILDLHRRKEACS